A DNA window from Candidatus Bipolaricaulota bacterium contains the following coding sequences:
- a CDS encoding O-antigen ligase family protein, translating to MFVYAIAAVVFIIPLFIWPGETEYGYGKTIIMFLVVSALLVAWAIRSAIKGEWRIRLPWLVYPAGFLLLVGLLSMINAVNGRVVVQSLAVFLYFLLFYLIVANAVKEKRDVTVILYALLISSFLASLYGLLQYLGVMRGATGGHGLGEIISTMGNRNYLGGFLAYLLFPTVILVVRLRSRILRAIAIPLISFNFGMAMLVNQTGIRVALIVAAIGVIIGWAIFRPVEPLRRNRAWLIALLIVLAFTFLVEAPSGPLNSVVGLSATKGSSWIGRLWAANAGKTRAWDWWVGYEMFRDHPLLGVGLGNYKLNFIPYKAKFLATPQGKNYNFYIPRAAQAHNEYVQLLAELGILGIIGLVGLIGMIAYSLWTILSRNRDEADRFDLLLLTGGVITFLIHGLVSFPAHLPASSLALVTILGIATSRAYGDAVQTTVVLRRNPLRATAVVAVAFALMVSVIAVGDYSADFLFQAGLRQLQLGQTNLAIETLNRSIALDFCPRQAYYYRAMGELQQGKYKDALADLERCRTRFVTEQVYLNIANIAVNLGDTKTAKENVALLLATHPDKDTVRQAHYLEGIIAIREKDYQKARDILNALLKESPDFERAYIARGDLYRIQGYTETARKDYEKALALIEKKLSQTQKKLSSTTRFTAEEYSRLRSEINLLQQEKKAVEASLSRLP from the coding sequence GATCGCCGCGGTCGTGTTCATCATTCCCCTCTTTATCTGGCCCGGCGAGACGGAGTACGGTTACGGAAAGACGATTATCATGTTCCTTGTTGTCTCGGCTCTCCTTGTTGCCTGGGCGATTCGAAGCGCCATTAAAGGAGAGTGGAGGATCCGGCTTCCGTGGCTTGTGTACCCGGCGGGATTCCTCCTCCTCGTCGGCCTCCTTTCGATGATCAACGCGGTCAACGGCCGTGTCGTGGTCCAAAGCCTCGCTGTCTTTCTGTATTTTCTCCTCTTCTACCTGATTGTGGCAAATGCGGTCAAGGAGAAGCGGGACGTCACCGTCATCCTTTACGCCCTCCTCATTTCCTCATTCCTCGCCTCTTTGTACGGGCTCCTCCAGTACCTGGGGGTGATGCGCGGTGCGACCGGCGGACACGGTTTGGGCGAGATCATCTCCACGATGGGAAACCGCAACTACCTCGGGGGCTTCCTCGCCTACCTCCTCTTCCCCACGGTGATCCTCGTCGTACGCCTGCGTTCGCGGATCCTGCGGGCGATCGCGATCCCGCTCATCTCGTTCAACTTCGGGATGGCGATGCTCGTGAACCAGACCGGGATTCGCGTCGCGCTCATCGTCGCCGCGATCGGGGTGATCATCGGATGGGCGATCTTCCGCCCGGTGGAGCCACTGCGCCGCAACCGCGCCTGGCTGATCGCCCTTCTCATTGTGCTTGCGTTCACCTTCCTTGTCGAGGCCCCGTCCGGCCCGCTCAACTCGGTCGTCGGGCTCTCCGCCACCAAGGGCTCGTCCTGGATCGGCCGGCTGTGGGCCGCGAACGCGGGAAAGACGCGAGCCTGGGACTGGTGGGTCGGCTACGAGATGTTCAGGGACCATCCCCTCCTCGGGGTCGGGCTGGGGAACTACAAGCTCAACTTCATCCCGTACAAGGCGAAGTTCCTCGCCACCCCCCAGGGGAAGAATTACAACTTCTACATCCCCCGCGCCGCCCAGGCGCACAACGAGTACGTGCAGTTGCTCGCGGAGCTCGGGATCCTCGGAATCATCGGATTGGTCGGGTTGATCGGGATGATCGCCTATTCCCTTTGGACCATTCTATCCCGCAACCGCGACGAGGCCGACCGGTTCGACCTTCTCTTGCTGACCGGCGGGGTGATCACCTTCCTCATCCACGGGTTGGTGAGCTTTCCCGCTCACCTCCCCGCCTCGAGCCTCGCTCTTGTCACCATCCTTGGGATTGCGACCTCGCGCGCCTACGGCGACGCGGTGCAAACGACCGTCGTGCTCAGGCGGAACCCGCTTCGCGCGACGGCGGTCGTCGCGGTCGCGTTCGCTCTCATGGTTTCGGTGATCGCGGTGGGTGACTATTCCGCCGATTTCCTGTTCCAGGCCGGGCTGCGGCAACTGCAGCTTGGGCAGACGAACCTCGCGATCGAGACGCTCAACCGGAGCATCGCGCTCGACTTCTGCCCCCGCCAGGCGTACTACTACCGGGCGATGGGAGAGCTGCAGCAGGGGAAGTACAAGGACGCCCTTGCTGACCTCGAGCGCTGCCGCACCCGGTTCGTCACCGAGCAGGTGTACCTGAACATCGCCAACATCGCGGTCAACCTCGGCGATACGAAGACGGCCAAGGAAAACGTCGCCCTCCTTCTTGCCACCCATCCGGACAAGGATACGGTACGGCAGGCACATTATCTCGAGGGGATCATCGCCATCCGGGAGAAGGACTATCAGAAAGCCCGCGATATCCTGAACGCATTGCTGAAGGAGAGCCCCGATTTCGAGCGGGCGTACATCGCACGCGGTGATCTGTACCGGATCCAGGGATACACAGAAACAGCGCGGAAGGATTACGAGAAGGCCCTCGCCCTGATCGAGAAGAAGCTCTCCCAGACTCAGAAGAAACTCTCCTCTACCACCCGGTTCACGGCGGAGGAGTACAGCCGGCTGCGCAGCGAGATCAACCTGTTGCAGCAGGAGAAGAAAGCGGTGGAGGCGAGCCTCTCCCGCCTGCCGTGA
- a CDS encoding thiamine-monophosphate kinase, which yields MRESEIIALIRERIAAAGDDAAVLPFRDTNLVLTTDMLHRRTDFPAGASPYVIGWRAVAVSLSDLAAMGARPLGVLLALGDPDLESGLVNGILHGAIACCASAGTTLVGGDTDRHQELTLVSSAVGEAARPVRRRGARVGDAVCVTGDLGRTQAALR from the coding sequence ATGCGGGAATCCGAGATCATCGCGCTGATCCGGGAACGGATCGCGGCAGCAGGGGATGATGCCGCTGTCCTTCCGTTTCGGGATACCAACTTGGTCCTCACCACCGATATGCTCCACCGCCGCACCGACTTCCCGGCCGGGGCGAGCCCGTACGTAATCGGCTGGAGGGCGGTCGCGGTCTCCCTGTCCGACTTGGCGGCGATGGGAGCGCGGCCGCTCGGGGTGCTCCTCGCCCTTGGGGACCCGGACCTCGAATCCGGATTGGTGAACGGGATCCTGCACGGGGCGATCGCCTGCTGCGCGAGCGCAGGGACGACCCTCGTCGGTGGGGACACCGACCGCCATCAGGAGCTGACCCTGGTGAGCTCCGCCGTCGGGGAAGCGGCGCGGCCGGTCCGACGGCGCGGAGCGCGGGTCGGGGACGCGGTATGTGTCACCGGCGATCTCGGTCGCACCCAGGCCGCTCTGCGGC